TGGTGGTCGATCGCCTGCCTAAAACCCGGTCCGGCAAAATCCTGCGCGGCACCATGGTGAACATCGCCGATGGCACCGCCTACAAACCGCCGGCCACCATCGACGATCCAGCTATTTTGGACGAGATCAAAATAGCCTTACAAACCATTGGGTATGCGGCGGACTAATCCCGGCCAAGTCACTGTAACCGGCCTTGCTACATAAACAGGGCCGGTTCAAACCCAAACAGACCACGGTCTTCGGCCCTCTCATTTAGTATCTTTGAACACGCGTGGCCATGGATAGACCGCATTTGTGACCTCGGGTTTTTCTTGCAACTCCCTTGTCGCTGCCTAACCTGCACCGCAGGAGATTAGTGACATGACACACAAAGATATTTGGCGCCTCAGCGCAACTGAGACCGTTGCCCATACCCATGCTGGCGACTTAAGCGCCGAGGCGAGTATTGCCGCCTCGATCAGCCGCATGGATGCTGCGAACCCTGCGCTGAATGCAGTGGTGGTAGATTTGAGAACTGAGGCGTTGGAGCGGGCTCGCGATCTAGACAAGGCTCGCACGGCTGGTGCAACGCCTGGACCGCTGCACGGGGTGCCTGTCACCATAAAGATCAACGTCGATCAAGCCGGTCAGGCCAGCTCAAACGGGGTGTTGGCGCTAAAGGATCTGATTGCCCCGGCTGATGCCCCGATTGTCGAGAACCTGCAAAAGGCCGGCGCGGTGGTGATTGGACGCACCAACACGCCCGAGTTCTCGTTTCGCGCGGACACCGACAACCCACTGTTTGGCCGCACTTACAATCCTTGGAGCAAACATATCTCGCCCGGCGGCTCATCAGGTGGAGCTGGGGCTGCGGTGATGGCGGGCATTGGTGGCCTGGCGCATGGCAATGACATCGGTGGCAGCCTGCGTTTTCCTGCGGCGGCCAATGGGGCTGTGACGGTCAAGCCGGGCTTGGGCCGTGTGCCTGCCTATAACCCTAGTCAAACTGCCGAGCGGGGCATGCTGGCGCAATCCATGTCAGTGCAAGGACTGCTAACCCGCAGCGCCGCCGATCTGCATCTGTCGATGCCCACGATGATTGCACCCGATCCGCGTGACCCCTTTCACGTCCCTCTGCCCTGGCGCGGCGCCCCACTAGAGGGACCACTCAAAGTCGCCTTTACCAAGAACACTTTTGGCTACGACTTACACCCCGAAGTCGAGGCCGCCTTGGATGACGCCCGGTATGCGCTGGTGGATGCCGGGTATATCGTTGAAGAGGTCGAGCCGCCCAATGTCTTTGACGCCGGGCGCACCGGCTATCGGGCTTTGATGGGCGAGGTGTATACGCTGATGAAGAAAGATATCGATGCAGCCGGCTCCCAAACCGTGCGCGATATCTTTTCGGTGTATTTCCAAGAGTTCCCGCCATTTCAGGACACCGAGCTGCTGCAGATGATGGCCAAGCGCACCTATTACGCCCGGCAATGGTCGCTGTTTCTGGAGCAATATCCACTGGTGCTGACCCCCTTTCTGCCGCAACCGTTTTTCAAGCCCGATCGCGACACCGAGGGGGCCGAGGGCGTGCACGAGGTTCTCGGCTGTGCGGTTTACTCCTATGCGATCAACTATATGGGCCTGCCTGCAGGCTGCGTACCGGCGCGGCTTGCCGACTTGCCGCATGGACCGCAGCCGATCAATGTGCAGATCGTGGCACGGCGTTGGCGCGAAGATTTGGCGGTAGACGCCTGCGCTGCAATCGAAGCCCGCGCAGGCCGCATGTGTGACTTACTGTGGGACCGTATGACGCAATAGCGGCCAACAGTCGTCCCCTGCGTCACGTGTCGGGGATTATCTTAATCAAACACAACGCGGGCGTGGGGTTGGGGCCCCACGCCCGACGCTTGTTTACCAAACATACTCGTTCACAACAATACGGCCACGGGTGGAGCGACCGTCGCTGCTTCCAGCTCGACTTAGGTAGTGTAAATCTGAGAGTTGTCCGCACTGGCGACATCACGTCTTCGTGATCCGCAGTGATCAGGAAAATTGCTCGGAAATCAGTCGCTCTTCCAACCCGTGACCGGGATCAAACAAGATTTTGTGCTGCACATTTGTTTCGGTGCTGATCTCAACCCAATCAATGTCAGCAATCGACTTGGAGATTGAATCCGCATCCGCCATAACAGGCCGTTTCTCTGCCTCGATCACGTCAAATCGGACAGTCGCATGGCTGGGCAAAAGGGCCCCACGCCAACGTCGTGGCCGAAACGCAGCAATGGGAGTCAAGGCCAGCACATCCGAACCAATTGGCACGATTGGTCCATGAGCCGAATAGTTATAGGCCGTGGACCCGGCCGGCGTCGCAACAAGGGCGCCATCACAGACCAGTTCCTCCAGTCGCTGCCGCCCATCGATGGAAATTTTCAGCTTGGCGGCCTGCGGTCCCGCACGCAGCAGCGAGACCTCATTGATGGCCAGGGCCTGGTGCAGATCTCCATGTTGATCCATCGCACGCATAGCCAGCGGATTGATGATTTCTTGTTCGGCAGCCTGTAGCCGCTCGATCAAGCCGTCTTCGCTGTAGGTGTTCATCAAAAAACCAATAGTGCCGCGGTTCATACCATAGACCGCTGCCGGCAGGTCCACAGTCGCGTGCAATGTGTGCAGCATAAACCCGTCACCGCCTAAAGCGACAATTACATCCGCCTCTTGCGGAGCCACCGAGCCGTATTTTTCGACAAGGGCTGTCAGGGCGGTTTGTGCCACCGTAGACGAACTGGCCAAAAAGGCGATTCTCATGCTCATCAATTCGTTTCCGGTATTGCCCAATTGGTTCCGAAACAATCACACCTTTCCTCGGATAGCCAGTCTTGCCGCTCTATTGCTGGGATTCGTCGCAATACAGCCTTTCAGGCTTGTGGTGTTTCCTATAGGAAATCCTCAATTCCAGTCCAACTCTACGGAGCCATCATGACCGAAATCACCAGCGACCCCGGCTTTTTCACCCAGCCTCTGTCTCAGCGCGACCCCGAGCTTTATGCCACGATCACCAGCGAACTGGGCCGTCAACGCGACGAGATTGAACTGATCGCCAGCGAAAACATCGTGTCCGCCGCCGTGATGGAGGCGCAGGGCACTGTGCTGACCAACAAATACGCCGAGGGCTATCCAGGACGCCGCTATTACGGCGGTTGCCAGCACGTGGACGTCGCTGAGCAATTGGCCATCGACCGTGCCAAGCAGTTGTTCGGCTGTGAGTTTGCCAATGTGCAGCCCAATTCCGGCAGCCAGGCCAACCAGGGTGTGTTTCAGGCCTTGATCCAGCCAGGTGACACCATTCTGGGTATGGATCTGGCCTCGGGTGGTCACCTGACTCATGGCGCACGCCCCAACCAGTCGGGCAAATGGTTCAACGCGGTGCCCTATGGTGTTCGGCGCGACGACAACCTGATCGACTATGATCAGGTCGAGGCGCAGGCCAAAGAGCATAAGCCCAAGATGATTATTGCCGGCGGTTCGGCTATCCCCCGCCAGATCGACTTTGCCCGCTTCCGCGAGATTGCCGATATGGTTGGCGCCTATCTGATGGTCGACATGGCGCATATTGCCGGTCTGGTCGCCGCAGGCGAGCACCCCTCGCCGTTCCCACATGCCCATGTTGCCACCACCACCACCCACAAAACCCTGCGCGGGCCCCGTGGTGGCATGATCCTGACCAATGACGAGGCGATCGCCAAGAAAGTCAACTCGGCGATCTTCCCCGGTATCCAGGGCGGCCCGCTGATGCACGTGATTGCGGCCAAAGCCGTAGCCTTTGGTGAGGCGCTGCAGCCCGAGTTTAAAAGCTACCAAAAGCAGGTCCGCGCCAATGCTGTTGCACTGGCGGATCAACTGATCAAAGGCGGGTTGGACATTGTCACTGGTGGCACCGACACCCATGTGATGCTCGTCGATTTGCGCCCAAAAAGCGTGACAGGCAACATCGCGGACAAAGCATTGGGACGCGCCCATATTACCACCAACAAAAACGGTATCCCGTTTGACCCGGAAAAGCCGATGGTCACGTCCGGCCTGCGCCTGGGCACGCCAGCTGGCACCACACGCGGGTTTGGCGAGGCCGAATTCCGCTTGATCGCCGACCTGATCGTCGAAGTGATCGACGGCTTGGCCGCCAATGGGGATGACGGCAACGCCGAGGTCGAGGCCGGTGTTCGCACCAAAGTCGCCGACCTTTGTGCCAGGTTCCCGCTATATCCGAATCTGTAAACGTCGGATTTCAAGTAGCGAAACCGTCGTGGCCCATGGCCGCGGCGGTTTTTATTGCTCAACGTCTCCCGCGCCCTGTTCCTGCATCAAAGATGCCCGAACAAAGGCCTTGGGCATGGCAGCCCTGCGGGCTGGTCTCTCTGGGGTGTGCAACCGCGCCGCGCGCCAGCGCGGCGCCATGCCCAAGGCTTTTGCCTGTCGTTAGACTGGTAAAAGGCACGGGAGTGCATCGTCTCCTGCCCGACAAGCGCTGGACCCCATTGAAATTGGGTGATTAAGTGCGATCATGGACAAAAATGTTTTATCAGCCCAAAGCAAATTTTTAAGCTATCTACTGCGACATAAACCAGAAAGTTTACACTTAACGATGGATGCCCATGGATGGGTTTCAATTGACCAACTTATCGAGAATTCCATCCCCTCAGACACCCCACTCACTCGGGCACAATTAGAGGACATCGTGCGCAACTGCACCAAGCAGCGCTTTGCCATATCTGCTGATGGCGGAAATATCCGTGCCAACCAAGGGCACTCGGTCCCCGTCGACCTGGACCTGTCACCCTGCCTGCCTCCGGAAAAACTGTATCACGGCACCGCTGAGAAAAACCTGCTCGCCATTCAAGCATCGGGTCTGAATCGCCATGCACGCCATCATGTACATCTTTCCTCAGATCCGGAAACTGCCCGGAAGGTCGGTATGCGCCATGGCAAGCCGATTGTGTTCACAGTTCAAGCCAGCGTCATGCAGACCCATGGCCACCAGTTCTTTCTAACCGACAATGGTGTCTGGCTGATTGAAAGCGTTCCACCAGAGTTTTTGCAGTTGTGACGAGACATCAAAACCGCACCCGCCAATTGGAACGCCGACTGGGAGATTGGATGCGGGCCCGGCTACCGCATTTTGCAGCAGAATTGGTCATGTTCACACTAAAACAGGGCTGGGCCGCGCTCTTGGGCGTGCTGTTACTGGGCGGTATGATCCTGACCAGCAACATCTGGCAACCTGACTGGCCACTGGCCCGCTATGACGCCTTGCTGCTATATGCCTTGACTTTACAGGCGCTTTTTCTGGCCACAGGCATGGAGAGCTGGCGAGAGGCGCGGGTGATCTTGTTGTTCCACCTGACCGGGACTGCAATGGAAATCTTCAAGGTCCATGCCGGCAGCTGGGGCTATCCCGGCGAGGGCCTGATGAAACTCTGGGGCGTGCCACTGTTTTCAGGCTTCATGTATGCTTCGGTTGGATCCTACATGGCGCGTGTCATCCGGTTGTTTGATATGCGGTTTGCCCCCTACCCGCCATTCTGGACGACAGTTGTGCTGGCCGTGGCCATCTACGGCAACTTCTTTGCCCATCATTTCCTGCCCGATATCCGGCTGGTCCTGTTCGCTGCAACACTTCTCATGTTTGCCCGCACCCGGATTTGGTTTCGCATCGGTGAGACCCACTACTGGATGCCGTTGCCTCTGGCTGCTTTTCTCTCAAGCTTCTTTCTTTGGTTGGCCGAGAATGTCGGCACCAGAACCAAGACCTGGATTTATAATGGCCAGAGCGAACATCATTTGGTCAGTCTGGCCAAGATGGGGTCCTGGTATCTTTTGCTATTCGTCAGTTTTGTCACCGTGACCCTGGTGCTGCGCGACGCCCTGTCGCGCGCGCCCCTGTACAGCCCAAATGCGCGAAAACCCTTTCGCCCAAAAACATAAGCGCCCGAAGTGTC
This portion of the Parasedimentitalea marina genome encodes:
- a CDS encoding RNA 2'-phosphotransferase, which encodes MDKNVLSAQSKFLSYLLRHKPESLHLTMDAHGWVSIDQLIENSIPSDTPLTRAQLEDIVRNCTKQRFAISADGGNIRANQGHSVPVDLDLSPCLPPEKLYHGTAEKNLLAIQASGLNRHARHHVHLSSDPETARKVGMRHGKPIVFTVQASVMQTHGHQFFLTDNGVWLIESVPPEFLQL
- a CDS encoding amidase family protein translates to MTHKDIWRLSATETVAHTHAGDLSAEASIAASISRMDAANPALNAVVVDLRTEALERARDLDKARTAGATPGPLHGVPVTIKINVDQAGQASSNGVLALKDLIAPADAPIVENLQKAGAVVIGRTNTPEFSFRADTDNPLFGRTYNPWSKHISPGGSSGGAGAAVMAGIGGLAHGNDIGGSLRFPAAANGAVTVKPGLGRVPAYNPSQTAERGMLAQSMSVQGLLTRSAADLHLSMPTMIAPDPRDPFHVPLPWRGAPLEGPLKVAFTKNTFGYDLHPEVEAALDDARYALVDAGYIVEEVEPPNVFDAGRTGYRALMGEVYTLMKKDIDAAGSQTVRDIFSVYFQEFPPFQDTELLQMMAKRTYYARQWSLFLEQYPLVLTPFLPQPFFKPDRDTEGAEGVHEVLGCAVYSYAINYMGLPAGCVPARLADLPHGPQPINVQIVARRWREDLAVDACAAIEARAGRMCDLLWDRMTQ
- a CDS encoding NAD kinase translates to MSMRIAFLASSSTVAQTALTALVEKYGSVAPQEADVIVALGGDGFMLHTLHATVDLPAAVYGMNRGTIGFLMNTYSEDGLIERLQAAEQEIINPLAMRAMDQHGDLHQALAINEVSLLRAGPQAAKLKISIDGRQRLEELVCDGALVATPAGSTAYNYSAHGPIVPIGSDVLALTPIAAFRPRRWRGALLPSHATVRFDVIEAEKRPVMADADSISKSIADIDWVEISTETNVQHKILFDPGHGLEERLISEQFS
- a CDS encoding DUF817 domain-containing protein translates to MRARLPHFAAELVMFTLKQGWAALLGVLLLGGMILTSNIWQPDWPLARYDALLLYALTLQALFLATGMESWREARVILLFHLTGTAMEIFKVHAGSWGYPGEGLMKLWGVPLFSGFMYASVGSYMARVIRLFDMRFAPYPPFWTTVVLAVAIYGNFFAHHFLPDIRLVLFAATLLMFARTRIWFRIGETHYWMPLPLAAFLSSFFLWLAENVGTRTKTWIYNGQSEHHLVSLAKMGSWYLLLFVSFVTVTLVLRDALSRAPLYSPNARKPFRPKT
- the glyA gene encoding serine hydroxymethyltransferase yields the protein MTEITSDPGFFTQPLSQRDPELYATITSELGRQRDEIELIASENIVSAAVMEAQGTVLTNKYAEGYPGRRYYGGCQHVDVAEQLAIDRAKQLFGCEFANVQPNSGSQANQGVFQALIQPGDTILGMDLASGGHLTHGARPNQSGKWFNAVPYGVRRDDNLIDYDQVEAQAKEHKPKMIIAGGSAIPRQIDFARFREIADMVGAYLMVDMAHIAGLVAAGEHPSPFPHAHVATTTTHKTLRGPRGGMILTNDEAIAKKVNSAIFPGIQGGPLMHVIAAKAVAFGEALQPEFKSYQKQVRANAVALADQLIKGGLDIVTGGTDTHVMLVDLRPKSVTGNIADKALGRAHITTNKNGIPFDPEKPMVTSGLRLGTPAGTTRGFGEAEFRLIADLIVEVIDGLAANGDDGNAEVEAGVRTKVADLCARFPLYPNL